The segment CGTCGACCGCGACGGTCCGGACCTCGATCGTGACGGGTAACCGCCGCCCCCGCGAGCGCAGCGGACCTCCGAACGACTTAGGCCGATCGCGAACGGACCGTCGCGTATGGCGCGCGAGCGGACCGACCACGAGTTCGGATTCGAGCTCCGGGTCTGCCGGTGGGTCGAACGGGCCTGGGAGCCCGTAGACGAGGCGGCCGTCCTCGTCTCCCGCCAGCTCGGCACCCGCGAGCGGCGCTGGGACACGATCGTCGTCGAGGTCGACCCCGAGGGACTGACCGAACGCGAAAAGTTCGGGCGCGAGCGCCTCGATTCGGACCTGCTCTTCGTCGTCCGAAACGCGCCAGCCGACTGGGCGTGGTATCGCGACGCGCTGCCGGATCCCGGCTACCCGTGGCGCTACGTCCGCGAGTCGATCCACGAGGCGAACGATCGAGGGATCCTCGACGTCCGTCGGAGCGGCAATCGGATCGAGATCCGTCGACGGTGGGAGTACCCCGATTGGGTCGGGCGGATCGTCGCCATCGAGAACAAACCCGACCTGGACGCCAGCGCCGCGAACGCGCTGGCCGACCAGATCGAACGCGACGTCGCGCTCTCGCTGGCCGACGAGGTGTGGGTCGCCACCCGGCGGACGGGCGAGCGGGTCGAACCCGCCCTGTTCGAGGACCTACCCGTCGAGGCCGGGATCCTCGCGTTCGACCCCGAGGGCGGCGACGCCGACGTCGTCTGGCATCCCCGGACGCTCGATCCCGCCTCCCCCGGGACCCGGATCATCGACCGGCCGGACGCGGGCGCTCACGACCGTTCGGCGGCGCGCTTCGAGTACCTCCCGCCCGAGGAGAAGGCGAAGACGCGCCTCGCGATCGCGGAGCGTGCCTACGAGCGGGGCTGGCGGTCGTACGTCGACACCATGCGCCCCGACTGCCGGCACTTCGAGGGACGGTTCGCGTCGGGAGCGTTGCTCCCGTGGTGTGTCGCGAAGGACCGCGAACAGAGCGCCGCCGAGTGCTCGGGATCGTGTGGCGAGTTCGAACCCGAACCGCCCGCCTGGCGGACCCGCGGCCCGCCGATCGAGGGCGGACCCGGCGCGGGGATCCGACGCCTGCTCGACCGCCGGCGCGAGCGAACGCGTCCCTAGTCTTCCTCGCGAGCCTCGACCCGGACGTCGTCGCGGGCGGCAGCCCGCCGAAACGTCGGAACGCTCCGGTACTCGACCTCGACGACGCCCTTTCGCTTGAGGCTCTGGAGCGCGGAGCGGACCTCCTCGGCCGCGGGGTCGACGTCGTACGCCTCGCGCAGGTCGTGAAGCACCGAAACGACGCTCTGTGAGCGCTCCTCGGGCCCGGCGAGCACCTCGAACGCCTGGCGCTCGAGTCCCGAGACGCGGATCACCGTCTCGCCGTCGCCGCCCTCGACACCCGGCTCGACGTCGACGAGCTCCGCGGCCTCGGGGGTCGCGCGGATCAGGCTGTTCTCGTCGCGGTAGTAGTACTCCGAGAGCTCCTCCTCGAGATAGCCGTGGACCTCGCTCCCGCTCTCGAGCCCCCAGCGTTCCTGCAGCTCCGAGTTCTTCGTCGGCTGCAGCTCGACCACGTCCGCGAGGCGCGCTCTAGCCTCCTCCGAGAGGGTCATTTGCCAGGCGTACGAAGGGCCGCCACCTTACTCATTCGCTCTCGACACGGAGACCGATCCGGTCGGGACCTCGGACACTCCACTAGGATCGGTCGATCCGCGACTCCGGTTCCGGGCCGGCGATCCCCGCTCGTCCCCGTTCCGCGACCCGATGCTCGGCCGCGTGACTGGCTCGCGTCTCGAACGGGGAGAGGCGATCCGGGGGGCGAACGTTTAGGACGCCGGCACTCGTGGTCCACGCCATGTCCGAGAACGTGACGATCGAGCGACGAGGCGGCGTCGCCACCATTACGATCGATCGCCCCGACAACCTCAACGCGCTCAACACCAACACGCTCCACGCGCTCGAGAACGTCCTCGACGAGACCGACGACGCCCGCACGGTCGTGCTCACGGGTGCCGGCGACGACGCGTTCGTCGCCGGCGCGGACATCGGCTACATGCAGGACCTCTCGACCGAGGAGGCACTCGAGTACGCCGAACTCGGCCACCGCATCTGCGACCGTCTCGAGACCCATACCGCACCCGTGATCGCCGCGATCAACGGCTACGCGTTCGGCGGCGGCTGTGAGCTGGCGCTGGCGGCCGACCTGCGGGTCGCGAGCGAGAACGCCGTCCTCGGCCAGACCGAGATCGACCTCGGCATCGTTCCCGGCTGGGGCGGCACCCAGCGCCTGCCCCGGCTGATCGGCGATCAGGCCGCCCGACGGATGATCTTCCTCGGCGAGCGACTCGATGCCGAAGCGGCGGCGGAGGTCGGCCTCGTCGGCGAGGTCGTCCCCCAGGAGGAGCTCGATACGGTCGTCGAGGAGATGGCCCAGGAGCTCGCCTCGAAGCCCCGATTCGCGCTCGCGGCGGCGAAGGAGGCGCTCAACCAGGTCCACGAGGGGCCGCGATCGGAAGGACTCGCCTTCGAGCGTCGGCTCTGGAGCGGGCTGTTCGGTACCCACGACCAGCGCGAGGGGATGGAGGCGTTCGTCGAGAAGCGCGACCCCGAGTTCGAGTAACCTCAGTCCTGCGGCGCGCTCTCCGAGCGGGCCACGGGCGCCTCGCGACCGACGGTCTCCTCGACCTGCGTGTAGACGAGCACGAGACCACAGATCGCGAGCGCCGCCCCGAAGGCGAACGGGACGAGAAAGCCCAAACTGACGAGGAAGCCCGCGCTGAGCGGGCCGAGCGCAACGCCGAGGCCGAACGCCATCGTCAGCACCGACAGTTTGGTTCCGGAGTCGCCGCCGGTCGCGAGATCGCCCGCCAGCGCGAGCGCGGGGGCGAACACCATCGCGCCCGCGACGCCCTGGAGGAACCGCGCGAGCAGCATCAGCTCGGAGCTCAGGATCACGCCCTGGACGAACGTCGAGGGCGCCAGCAGGACCAGCCCCCAGAGGATGAACGGCTTTCGACCCCAGCGGTCGCTCCCCCGGCCGATGGGGACCTGCAGGAAGACCTGTGCGATGATGAACGCCGCGAACTGGACGCCGAACCAGCTCGAACCCTGATCGAGCCGGGCGTTGACCTCGGGCTGGAGGGTGGCGAACAGCGCGATCCCGATCGCCATGAACAGCGAGGCGACGCCGAGCGTGAAGATCGGATCGAGTCCACCGTCCTCGGCGAACACGTCGACCGAGAGGTCGCCGCCGGCCCTCGAGAGCTCCGCGGGATCGTGAACGAGGTAGGAGACCAGCACGAACCCGAGCGCGGCGGCTCCGGCGGCGACGTAGAAGGTCGCCTCGAAGCCGCCGAGCGTGATCCCGAGAAGCGAGTAGGGACCGGCGCTGACCAGCGCGCCGGCGGCGATCGGCCCCGTTCCGAAGCCGACCAGGCGAAAGGTGTTGTAGACGCCCATGTTGCCGCCGCGGGTCCCCGCGTTGGCGAGTTCGTTGACCAGCGCGACCGACGTCGGGATGATAAAGGCGATCGAGACCCCCTGCAGGGCGCGCACGACGATCAACGAGAGGTACGACCCCGCGAACAGGTAGAGCAGGTTCGCGGTCGTCAGCCCGCCCAGTCCTAGGAGGATGTAGGGCTTTCGCCGCCCGGTGCGGTCCGAGACCCGCCCGGTGAACGGCTGGAAGGCGCTGCTGACGAAGCCCACCAGCGAGAGGACGATCCCGATGATCATCGACTCGGTCAGCCCGAACGCCCGCCCCTCGACGACTCCGCTCGCGATGTAGAGGGGCAGAACGATGATGAGAAAGGAGTTACCGACGCCGTCGGCCATTCTGGCCATGGCGAGCGCGAGGACGCGTCGGTCGGTTCCGAAGAGAGCCACACCGGGGCTATGAGGACCGGAAGCCATCAGGCTGCCGTTCGGCGAAGGGATAAGAACCCCGCGGACGTATGAGGGGACGTGACACGAGAAGTCAAACTCAGCCGCGTCGACGAGGTGCTCGACGAGCTCTCCTACCCGATCCCGCGCGACGACGCCGCCATCGAGCTCGAGGACGTGACGCTGCTTCTGGCCGACGGCGAGGCGAACCTCGGCGAACTCGTCTCCGAGACCGGTAGCGACGCCTTCTCGTCGCAGGAGGACCTCCGAAGCGAGATCAACAACGTCCTGCCCCGCGAGGCGGTCGGCGAGCCCTACCAGTCCGAGGGGGAGGGCTAGCGGAACGGGGCGCTTAATTGGCTGGGTCGGGTAGCCGGAGCATGGAGTTCTGCGACGAATGCGGCTCGATGATGATGGCCGATAGCGGCGTCTGGGTCTGTAACGGCTGCGGACACGAACAGCCCAAGGGCGACAGCGCCTCGTATACGGTCACCGACGCCCAGGAGAAGAGCGAGGTCATCGAGTCGGGTGCTGAGAACAGCGGCCTGCCGACGACGAGCGCACAGTGTCCCGAGTGCGGCAACGATCGGGCCTACTGGTACATGCAGCAGATCCGGTCGGCCGACGAGAGCGAGACGCGATTCTTCGTCTGCACCGAGTGCGAGCACAAGTGGCGCGAGGACGACCACTGAGTTCACGGGGGCGCGAACGGCCCCGGCCGTTCGCGTCGACCCGCTACCCTCGATGCTCCCCGCGCTCGACGAGATGAACTACGACGAGCGATCGGCCGTCGAGGAGATCGAACGCGGACTCGAATCGTGTCACCGCGCTTACGGCGCACTCGTGGAGTTCCACCACGCGGCCGGCAGGGCGATAGAACACTTCGACGAGGCGGAAGGTCGCCTCCGCGAGGAGCACGACGACATCGCCGATCGTCCCGTGGAGGACGCCCTCCCCACGGGGGTCACCGCGGACGGCAAACCGACCCACGAGCTCGTCGCCGAGTTCGAGGACGACCTCCTGGCGGCGGTCGAGTCGACCGCCGACTCGACTTCGAGGAGCTTCGCCGACGAACGACGCTATCTGAGAGAGCGCGCCGAACGCGATCAGGGCGCCGATTCGAGCGAGTGATCGAGGAGGGTAGCCGGCGACGCGCTGGAGGAACGGAACGCTCGGAGGCTCCCGACGCGAGCCAAGGGAAGCGTTTTCACGCCGCCGATCGATTCTCCACCATGGGCCCGTTTAGCGGCGATCGCTCGTCGGCCACGGTCGAGTACGAGCCGGTGAGCGTCAAGGACCTGCTCATCGAGATGAAGGACACCGCAGAGCTCCTCATCGACCTCTCCTTCTCCGCGGTGCTGCTCAACAGCGAGGCGATCGCCAAGGAAGTGCTCCGTCTCGAGGAGAAGATGGACGTCCTCCGGCTCCGAGCCCGAATGAGCCTGCTGATGGCCTCGCGCAACCCCAGCGATGCCGAGGCGCTCGCACCCGTGTTGGGAATCGTCAGCGGCACGGAGAAGATCAGCGACGCGACCGGCGACATCGCGAAGGTCGTCCTCGAGGAGGTCGGCCTCCCCGAGGCGATGCGCACCGCGATCCCGGAGGCGGTCGAGACGCTCGTCCGGACGAGCGTCGTCGAGGGATCCGAGTACGCGGATCGCACGCTCGGCGAGATCAACCTCGAGTCCGAGACCGGGGTTCGGGTGATCGCCATCCGTCGTGGCGACGACTGGATCCTCAACCCGGATCCCTCGACCGAGCTCCGGATCGACGACGTGGTTCTGCTTCGCGGTCCCGATGCCGGGATCGCGGAGGTCTACGAGACGCTCAGCGACGAGCCGTACACCCCGGTGACCGTCGACGATACGGACGTACAGAGGTTTCAGCACCGCCCTGCAACGGCTTTCCTCGAACGCGCGGTCGACTCGATCGTACTGATGAGGAACCTGAGCGAACTCGCGGTCGACCTCTCCTACGGCGCGATCCTCTTCGACAACGCGGAACTGGCCGAGGAGGTCCACAACCTCGAGGTGGAGGTCGACGCGCTCCGCTCGCGGTTCGAGGCCTGGACGCTGCAGGCGGCTGCCGACGCGGACGATCCTATCGCGCTGCGCGGACTGCTCCATCTCGGGTTCAGCACCGAGGAGATCAGCGATGCGGCCCTCGAGATCAGCGAGGGAGTCCTCCGAGAGATCGACGTCCATCCCGTCGTCGAGCTCGCGGTCCAGGAGAGCGACGAGATCATCACCCGGGTCACCGTCAACGAGGGAAGCGCTCTCGACGGAACGTCGCTCGTCGAGGGCGTACCGGAGGAGGACGTGAGCATCAACGTGCTGGCCGTCAGACGGCCCGAGGAGGGATGGGTGCTCGTTCCCGGCGCCGATACCCGACTCCGGGCGGGCGACGTGCTGATCGCGAAGGGAACGCGAACGTCCGAGGAGACGTTCCGCGAGCTGGCGTCGGCCGCATAGCGATGCGACGGTGCCGGTGACGCGAGATGCGTCGACGTGATCGGTGTCCCCCGAGCGTCCGTGGCCCCGGCCGGGATCAGAGGTCGTCCTGGTTGTCGATCAGGTCGGAGGCGGTGACGAGCTGGGCGTCGCTCTGCTCGATGTAGTCGAGGAGCTCCTCGAGCTGTTCGACGGTCATGTCGGCGAGGGGGTCGTCCTCGATCTCGTCCTCGGGGACGACGCCGTGGGCCAGCCCGATCGCGAGCTGGTTGTGCTGGGCGGCCACGTCGATCATCGACGTGAACGCGTCGAGATCGAACATGTTGACCCGTGAGAGGTGCATCGGATCGGTGAACGGGACGGCGTTCGGCGTCCCGCCGAAGTAGGAGTTCAGTTCGTAGTACTCGCGAACGATGTCGACGACCTCCTGGTTGACGTTGTGGAACGGCACGAAGTGCGAGCGTGCGCCGTCGGGGAAGCCGCGGTTATCGAGGTACTCCTGATCGGACTGGAGCGCCTCGCGCGCCTCCTCGGGTTCCATCTCCGCGAGTCCCTGGCTGCGTTCGGACTGGGCGGAGACGTCCCAGCCGGCGTCGCGCATCTCGCGGAGCTGGTCGATGGTGAGTCGCGGGGGGCGATTGAGCGTCGGCGGGATCACGGCTGCGACCCCCTGCATGTCGCGTTCCTGAAAGAGGGGAAAGGCGTTCTCGTACTGGGATCGGACGTTGTCGTCGAAGACGAGCATCACGTAGCCCTGGCTCGCCTGCGGCGTCATCCGGAGGTCGTCGACCCAGAACCGGATGCCGTCTCCCTCCGCCTCCTCGCCGGTCTCGTTCTCCATCTGGAGGAGCGGTTCGGTCGTGAGCGTGAGCCCCTCGCTCCCGTTTCCGGTCTCGTTCCCCCCGGTTTCGTTCCCACCCTCGGCATCGCCCTCGTCGAACGCCGTCTCGGTCCCCTCTTCGGTCTCCTCCTCGCCCCCAGTGGCCGCATTCGGATCGTCGAGAGTGATCTGGATCTCCTGGACGTCGTCGAGGAACGGCTCGCCGCGCTGGCCGGTGTAGCCGACGTCCATCCGAAGCCACCCCTCGTACGGCGAGAGGATCGTCCGCGTACTCCAGACCTGGTCGGCCAGGCCCGGCGCGAGGATCCGAACCGTCACCCGCGCGGGCCGCGGGGTGGCGACGCGTACCGCAAGCGAGAGGTGTTGACCCTCCATGTTCAGACCGTCGGGGTACGACCGGGCGATGCCTGCACTCGCACCGTCGCCCTCGATCCGGACGGTTCGTGAACCAGTGAGGAACTCCTCCTCGTCGGCGACCATCTCCCCCTCGAGCGCGAACCACTCGTCGAGATCCCCATCGAAGTCGCTGACGAGTTCGCCGTGGGTGATCGCGGGTTGGACGACGCTCTCCCCGTTCCCGTCGCCGTCTCCCTCCCCCTCCGGTGCCGTCCCGTTTCCGTTCGAGTCGTTCTCGCCGCCGTCGTCTCCTCCACCGTTGGAGACCTGATCCGTACAGCCGGCCGCCATCGCTATCGACCCCGCCCCGAGCGTCGCGAGGAAGCGCCTCCGATTCGTTCGGTCGATCCCCGTAGGTGTTCCGTTTCTCATCGCTTCCAAGTAGTAACCTGTAAGACAAATACGTTATGCACGTCCCGAATCCCCCTCCCGCTCACGCCGGCGAGGCGTCGAATACGAGCGAATGCGGATCGACACGGACGCCGACATCTACGCGGAGTAGAGACGTTCGGCGTCGTGAGCGCCAGTACGATGCGATGAAGACGTATCATGAGACATTACGTATAATTCAATGAAAACTTACAAGTGATCCCAAGGGAAATCCCGGTAGCAGACCGAGACGAATCAGGAGAACGACAGGGGGGTGCTGAGATGACGTCGTGGCCGCGGGGGGAACCAGCGTGCCGGCTACCGTACGAGGAGGACGCCTCCTATGCGGTGATCGAGGCGATCGCGACCGTCACCGATCGATCGCCGACCGACATCGGCCCGTTGAGCGAGGCGATCGATCCAGAGGCGCTCGACGAGGTGTTCGCGTCGACGTTCGACGACCGCCCGCGAGCGGGCGGAACGATCTGTTTCCCGTTCGAGGGGCTGCTCGTGCTGGTCGATGCCGAGAACCGGGAGGTCTGCGCGTACGAGCGGGACGGTCGGCGGTGAATCGAGGATCGAATCGCCCTACACGTTCATAGTGGCGAGTCGGCCGGCGCCCGCCGGGAACGAACCGGGATGAATCGGCGGGAGGTCCCCATCGACGACTGAAGGTCCGTCGGCTCAGACGTTCCGCGCGAAGACGAGGTAGCCCGAGTGGCCCACGGGGCCCGTGCTCGGACGCGTCCCCCTGGCGTCGACGTCGAGTTCGCGTTGAATCGTCTCGACCGCGCGGACCTCGGAGAGGCGCTCGCGGGCTACCTGGACCACCTCGCGGGTGGCCTCGACGAACGGCGAGTAGACGGCGAGAAAACCCCCCTCGGACAGCAGACCGGGTGCGCGTTCGACCACCTTCGGGGCGTCCTCGGTGTCGAGGGTGAGGACGTCGAACCCGCTCGAGAGCGCGTCCAAGTCGTCGAGGACGTCGCCCGTGCGGACCTCGACCCGGTCGGTCACGCCGGCGAGCACCATGTTCTCGCGGGCGACGTCGGCGAACTCGGGGTCGCGCTCGTAGGTGAGCACGTCGACGCCGAGCCGGCCGAGATAGCCCGCGAGCACGCCGGTCCCGGTTCCGGCGTCGAGTACTCGATCACCGGCGGCGACGCCGGTCTCGCCGACGACCAGCCCGACGTCGCGCGGCAGCATCGGCGCGCCGGTGCGCTCGAAGTGGTCGAAGAGATCGGGGCCGCGGAGCCGGCGGACGCGGAACTCCTCGCCCAGATGCGTCGTGAGAACGTCGCCCGGTTCGGCGTCCCCGGGGATCTCGAGCACGCCGAGGTCGGTCTGGAGCTCCGTGCCCGGCTCACGGAGGTACTCGCGGTCGTCGTGGACCAGCAGTATCACTGCGGCTCGGATTCGAGCCGCTCGACCGCTGCCGCGAGGTCGCCGTCGGTCTCCTCGAGGGCCGCGCGGGCGTCCTCCTCGCCCGCGCCCGTGCGCATCGCGACGATCTCGACGTCGTCCGCGGGGATGTCCGCGTCCTCGATCGCGGCGTCGTCGCCGGCGTCATCGGCATCGCCGGCGTTGCCCGCGTCCGCGCCGCGGCGCTCGGGCTCGCCGACGATCTGGTAGGTCTGTTGGCCCTGAGCGTCCATTCGGGTGACGTCGGCGTCGGTGAAGACGAGCTCGTCGCCGTCGCCGGTGGTGATCACGACCTCGGTCGCGTCGAGCTCCTCGACGTCGATCCCCATCTGTTTCATCATCTGTTCCATCTTGCGCGGGTCGAGTCCGCCGCCGCCGCCTCCTCCGAACATACGCGGCGAGTCGGGTCGTGGGAGGAAAAGGGTACCGAACGCCCGCTCAGTCGATCATCATCTGCCGAACGGTGACTTCACCGTCGGTATCGACGCTCGCCGAAAGACCCCAGCAGTCGTTTTCGAACGCGTAGGTCTCAGAACCGCCGTTCTCGACCTCGATCGTGACGTCATACGTCCCACCGTTCACGATCACGTCTCTCACGCGCTCGACGTCGTTTGACTGCATCTCGAACGTCTCCTCGACGGTCGTCTCGACACAGCGATCGACCACCCGTAGTCCAACC is part of the Halalkalicoccus sp. CG83 genome and harbors:
- a CDS encoding DUF5787 family protein; its protein translation is MARERTDHEFGFELRVCRWVERAWEPVDEAAVLVSRQLGTRERRWDTIVVEVDPEGLTEREKFGRERLDSDLLFVVRNAPADWAWYRDALPDPGYPWRYVRESIHEANDRGILDVRRSGNRIEIRRRWEYPDWVGRIVAIENKPDLDASAANALADQIERDVALSLADEVWVATRRTGERVEPALFEDLPVEAGILAFDPEGGDADVVWHPRTLDPASPGTRIIDRPDAGAHDRSAARFEYLPPEEKAKTRLAIAERAYERGWRSYVDTMRPDCRHFEGRFASGALLPWCVAKDREQSAAECSGSCGEFEPEPPAWRTRGPPIEGGPGAGIRRLLDRRRERTRP
- a CDS encoding DUF5797 family protein, which gives rise to MTLSEEARARLADVVELQPTKNSELQERWGLESGSEVHGYLEEELSEYYYRDENSLIRATPEAAELVDVEPGVEGGDGETVIRVSGLERQAFEVLAGPEERSQSVVSVLHDLREAYDVDPAAEEVRSALQSLKRKGVVEVEYRSVPTFRRAAARDDVRVEAREED
- a CDS encoding enoyl-CoA hydratase/isomerase family protein, whose translation is MSENVTIERRGGVATITIDRPDNLNALNTNTLHALENVLDETDDARTVVLTGAGDDAFVAGADIGYMQDLSTEEALEYAELGHRICDRLETHTAPVIAAINGYAFGGGCELALAADLRVASENAVLGQTEIDLGIVPGWGGTQRLPRLIGDQAARRMIFLGERLDAEAAAEVGLVGEVVPQEELDTVVEEMAQELASKPRFALAAAKEALNQVHEGPRSEGLAFERRLWSGLFGTHDQREGMEAFVEKRDPEFE
- a CDS encoding MFS transporter, encoding MARMADGVGNSFLIIVLPLYIASGVVEGRAFGLTESMIIGIVLSLVGFVSSAFQPFTGRVSDRTGRRKPYILLGLGGLTTANLLYLFAGSYLSLIVVRALQGVSIAFIIPTSVALVNELANAGTRGGNMGVYNTFRLVGFGTGPIAAGALVSAGPYSLLGITLGGFEATFYVAAGAAALGFVLVSYLVHDPAELSRAGGDLSVDVFAEDGGLDPIFTLGVASLFMAIGIALFATLQPEVNARLDQGSSWFGVQFAAFIIAQVFLQVPIGRGSDRWGRKPFILWGLVLLAPSTFVQGVILSSELMLLARFLQGVAGAMVFAPALALAGDLATGGDSGTKLSVLTMAFGLGVALGPLSAGFLVSLGFLVPFAFGAALAICGLVLVYTQVEETVGREAPVARSESAPQD
- a CDS encoding DUF5789 family protein, translating into MTREVKLSRVDEVLDELSYPIPRDDAAIELEDVTLLLADGEANLGELVSETGSDAFSSQEDLRSEINNVLPREAVGEPYQSEGEG
- a CDS encoding transcription factor S: MEFCDECGSMMMADSGVWVCNGCGHEQPKGDSASYTVTDAQEKSEVIESGAENSGLPTTSAQCPECGNDRAYWYMQQIRSADESETRFFVCTECEHKWREDDH
- a CDS encoding potassium channel family protein, which produces MGPFSGDRSSATVEYEPVSVKDLLIEMKDTAELLIDLSFSAVLLNSEAIAKEVLRLEEKMDVLRLRARMSLLMASRNPSDAEALAPVLGIVSGTEKISDATGDIAKVVLEEVGLPEAMRTAIPEAVETLVRTSVVEGSEYADRTLGEINLESETGVRVIAIRRGDDWILNPDPSTELRIDDVVLLRGPDAGIAEVYETLSDEPYTPVTVDDTDVQRFQHRPATAFLERAVDSIVLMRNLSELAVDLSYGAILFDNAELAEEVHNLEVEVDALRSRFEAWTLQAAADADDPIALRGLLHLGFSTEEISDAALEISEGVLREIDVHPVVELAVQESDEIITRVTVNEGSALDGTSLVEGVPEEDVSINVLAVRRPEEGWVLVPGADTRLRAGDVLIAKGTRTSEETFRELASAA
- a CDS encoding polysaccharide deacetylase family protein; protein product: MRNGTPTGIDRTNRRRFLATLGAGSIAMAAGCTDQVSNGGGDDGGENDSNGNGTAPEGEGDGDGNGESVVQPAITHGELVSDFDGDLDEWFALEGEMVADEEEFLTGSRTVRIEGDGASAGIARSYPDGLNMEGQHLSLAVRVATPRPARVTVRILAPGLADQVWSTRTILSPYEGWLRMDVGYTGQRGEPFLDDVQEIQITLDDPNAATGGEEETEEGTETAFDEGDAEGGNETGGNETGNGSEGLTLTTEPLLQMENETGEEAEGDGIRFWVDDLRMTPQASQGYVMLVFDDNVRSQYENAFPLFQERDMQGVAAVIPPTLNRPPRLTIDQLREMRDAGWDVSAQSERSQGLAEMEPEEAREALQSDQEYLDNRGFPDGARSHFVPFHNVNQEVVDIVREYYELNSYFGGTPNAVPFTDPMHLSRVNMFDLDAFTSMIDVAAQHNQLAIGLAHGVVPEDEIEDDPLADMTVEQLEELLDYIEQSDAQLVTASDLIDNQDDL
- a CDS encoding HalOD1 output domain-containing protein, which produces MTSWPRGEPACRLPYEEDASYAVIEAIATVTDRSPTDIGPLSEAIDPEALDEVFASTFDDRPRAGGTICFPFEGLLVLVDAENREVCAYERDGRR
- a CDS encoding methyltransferase domain-containing protein, yielding MILLVHDDREYLREPGTELQTDLGVLEIPGDAEPGDVLTTHLGEEFRVRRLRGPDLFDHFERTGAPMLPRDVGLVVGETGVAAGDRVLDAGTGTGVLAGYLGRLGVDVLTYERDPEFADVARENMVLAGVTDRVEVRTGDVLDDLDALSSGFDVLTLDTEDAPKVVERAPGLLSEGGFLAVYSPFVEATREVVQVARERLSEVRAVETIQRELDVDARGTRPSTGPVGHSGYLVFARNV
- a CDS encoding nascent polypeptide-associated complex protein, whose amino-acid sequence is MFGGGGGGGLDPRKMEQMMKQMGIDVEELDATEVVITTGDGDELVFTDADVTRMDAQGQQTYQIVGEPERRGADAGNAGDADDAGDDAAIEDADIPADDVEIVAMRTGAGEEDARAALEETDGDLAAAVERLESEPQ